One Engystomops pustulosus chromosome 7, aEngPut4.maternal, whole genome shotgun sequence DNA window includes the following coding sequences:
- the ACTR10 gene encoding actin-related protein 10 isoform X1, with the protein MPLYEGLGSGGEKTAVVIDLGEAFTKCGFAGESGPRCIIRSEIRKPGVAKPIKVVQYHINTEELYSYLIEFIHMLYFRHLLVNPRDRRVVLIESVLSPSHFRETLTRVLFKYFEVPSVLFAPGHLMSLMTLGLNSAIVLDCGYRETLVLPIYEGIPILSCWGALPLGGKAIHKELEAQLLEQCTADTGTAKEQSLPSVMSSVPEEVVEDIKVRVCFVSDLQRGLKIQAARFNIDGSSERPEPPPDVDYPLDGQKILHVKGAIRDSVVELLFEQDNEEESVATLILDSLVQCPIDTRKQLSENIVVIGGTAMLPGFLHRLMAEIRYLVEKPKYKEALATKTFKVHSPPAKPNCVAWLGGAIFGALQDILGSRSVSKEYYNQTGRIPDWCCLNNPPLEMMFDVGKSAPPMMKRAFSTEK; encoded by the exons ATGCCGCTGTACGAGGGTCTGGGCAGCGGGGGAGAGAAGACCGCGGTGGTCATTGATCTGGGGGAGGCGTTCACCAA GTGTGGATTTGCTGGTGAAAGCGGTCCGAGATGTATCATACGGAGCGAAATAAGAAAGCCTGGCGTTGCAAAG CCAATAAAGGTTGTCCAGTATCACATCAATACAGAGGAGCTGTATTCCTACCTGATCGAGTTCATTCACATGCTGTATTTCAG GCACTTGTTGGTGAATCCTCGTGACCGCCGCGTTGTCTTGATTGAATCTGTACTTTCCCCATCCCACTTCAGAGAGACTCTTACACGGGTTCTTTTCAAGTATTTTGAG GTTCCATCTGTGCTGTTTGCTCCAGGACATCTGATGTCTCTGATGACACTTGGTCTCAATTCTGCAATAGTCTTGGACTGTGGCTATCGGGAGACGCTTGTTCTACCT ATATATGAAGGTATTCCTATTCTGAGCTGCTGGGGAGCCCTTCCCTTGGGTGGAAAAGCAATTCACAA AGAGCTGGAGGCTCAGTTGTTGGAGCAGTGCACTGCCGATACAGGGACAGCCAAGGAGCAGAGCCTCCCGTCTGTGATGA GCAGCGTACCAGAAGAAGTAGTGGAAGATATTAAAG TTCGTGTTTGTTTTGTAAGTGACCTGCAGCGAGGACTGAAAATCCAGGCTGCCAGATTCAACATTGATGGCAGCTCTGAG cgTCCTGAACCACCCCCTGATGTTGACTACCCACTGGATGGACAGAAGATTCTGCATGTGAAAGGAGCCATCAG AGACTCTGTGGTAGAGCTGTTGTTTGAGCAGGACAATGAAGAGGAGTCTGTTGCCACTTTAATACTAGACTCGCTTGTACAG TGCCCTATAGATACCAGGAAACAACTATCTGAAAACATTGTGGTCATCGGAGGCACAGCAATGCTGCCAGGATTTCTTCACCGGTTAATGGCCGAGATTCGATACCTGGTGGAAAAGCCAAAATATAAAGAAGCCCTCGCCACCAAGACCTTCAAGGTGCATAGTCCACCTGCAAAGCCAAACTGCGTGGCCTGGCTGGGAG GAGCAATATTTGGAGCTCTGCAGGATATCCTCGGAAGCCGCTCTGTGTCTAAAGAATATTACAATCAGACCGGCCGTATTCCGGACTGGTGCTGCCTTAACAATCCTCCTCTTGAAATGATGTTTGATGTTGGAAAGTCTGCACCTCCGATGATGAAGAGAGCATTTTCTACTGAGAAGTGA
- the ACTR10 gene encoding actin-related protein 10 isoform X2: MCHYGGPARPRVLCGFAGESGPRCIIRSEIRKPGVAKPIKVVQYHINTEELYSYLIEFIHMLYFRHLLVNPRDRRVVLIESVLSPSHFRETLTRVLFKYFEVPSVLFAPGHLMSLMTLGLNSAIVLDCGYRETLVLPIYEGIPILSCWGALPLGGKAIHKELEAQLLEQCTADTGTAKEQSLPSVMSSVPEEVVEDIKVRVCFVSDLQRGLKIQAARFNIDGSSERPEPPPDVDYPLDGQKILHVKGAIRDSVVELLFEQDNEEESVATLILDSLVQCPIDTRKQLSENIVVIGGTAMLPGFLHRLMAEIRYLVEKPKYKEALATKTFKVHSPPAKPNCVAWLGGAIFGALQDILGSRSVSKEYYNQTGRIPDWCCLNNPPLEMMFDVGKSAPPMMKRAFSTEK; this comes from the exons ATGTGTCACTATGGAGGTCCTGCCCGCCCCCGTGTATT GTGTGGATTTGCTGGTGAAAGCGGTCCGAGATGTATCATACGGAGCGAAATAAGAAAGCCTGGCGTTGCAAAG CCAATAAAGGTTGTCCAGTATCACATCAATACAGAGGAGCTGTATTCCTACCTGATCGAGTTCATTCACATGCTGTATTTCAG GCACTTGTTGGTGAATCCTCGTGACCGCCGCGTTGTCTTGATTGAATCTGTACTTTCCCCATCCCACTTCAGAGAGACTCTTACACGGGTTCTTTTCAAGTATTTTGAG GTTCCATCTGTGCTGTTTGCTCCAGGACATCTGATGTCTCTGATGACACTTGGTCTCAATTCTGCAATAGTCTTGGACTGTGGCTATCGGGAGACGCTTGTTCTACCT ATATATGAAGGTATTCCTATTCTGAGCTGCTGGGGAGCCCTTCCCTTGGGTGGAAAAGCAATTCACAA AGAGCTGGAGGCTCAGTTGTTGGAGCAGTGCACTGCCGATACAGGGACAGCCAAGGAGCAGAGCCTCCCGTCTGTGATGA GCAGCGTACCAGAAGAAGTAGTGGAAGATATTAAAG TTCGTGTTTGTTTTGTAAGTGACCTGCAGCGAGGACTGAAAATCCAGGCTGCCAGATTCAACATTGATGGCAGCTCTGAG cgTCCTGAACCACCCCCTGATGTTGACTACCCACTGGATGGACAGAAGATTCTGCATGTGAAAGGAGCCATCAG AGACTCTGTGGTAGAGCTGTTGTTTGAGCAGGACAATGAAGAGGAGTCTGTTGCCACTTTAATACTAGACTCGCTTGTACAG TGCCCTATAGATACCAGGAAACAACTATCTGAAAACATTGTGGTCATCGGAGGCACAGCAATGCTGCCAGGATTTCTTCACCGGTTAATGGCCGAGATTCGATACCTGGTGGAAAAGCCAAAATATAAAGAAGCCCTCGCCACCAAGACCTTCAAGGTGCATAGTCCACCTGCAAAGCCAAACTGCGTGGCCTGGCTGGGAG GAGCAATATTTGGAGCTCTGCAGGATATCCTCGGAAGCCGCTCTGTGTCTAAAGAATATTACAATCAGACCGGCCGTATTCCGGACTGGTGCTGCCTTAACAATCCTCCTCTTGAAATGATGTTTGATGTTGGAAAGTCTGCACCTCCGATGATGAAGAGAGCATTTTCTACTGAGAAGTGA
- the PSMA3 gene encoding proteasome subunit alpha type-3, whose protein sequence is MSSIGTGYDLSASTFSPDGRVFQVEYAAKAVENSSTAIGIRCKDGVVFGVEKLVLSKLYEEGSNKRIFNVDRHVGMAVAGLLADARSLADIAREEASNFRSNYGYDIPLKHLADRVAMYVHAYTLYSAVRPFGCSFMLGSYNEDDGAQLYMVDPSGVSYGYWGCSIGKAKQAAKTEIEKLQMKEMTCREVVKEVAKIIYIVHDEVKDKAFELELSWVGEVTNGKHEIVPKEIREEAEKYAKESLEEEDDSDDDNM, encoded by the exons ATGAGTTCTATCGGGACCGGG TATGATCTGTCGGCCTCCACATTCTCACCGGATGGCAGAGTATTTCAGGTAGAATATGCAGCCAAAGCAGTGGAGAACAGCAG CACGGCCATCGGCATCAGATGTAAAGACGGCGTTGTGTTCGGGGTAGAGAAGCTTGTGTTATCGAAACTTTATGAAGAAGGGTCTAACAAGCGCATCTTCAATGTGGATCGGCACGTTGGCATG GCTGTCGCTGGACTCCTGGCAGACGCCCGttccttggcagacattgctcgAGAGGAAGCTTCCAATTTTAGATCAAACTATGGCTATGACATTCCCTTAAAG CATCTTGCAGACAGAGTGGCCATGTATGTACATGCCTATACACTATACAGCGCTGTCAGACCCTTCGGATGCAG ctTTATGTTGGGCTCTTACAATGAAGATGACGGGGCTCAGTTGTACATGGTTGACCCATCAGGTGTATCTTAT GGCTACTGGGGATGTTCTATTGGGAAAGCCAAACAGGCAGCCAAGACAGAGATTGAAAAACTTCAG ATGAAGGAAATGACATGTCGGGAAGTAGTAAAAGAAGTAGCAAAAAT TATCTATATAGTCCACGATGAAGTAAAAGATAAAGCATTTGAGCTGGAGCTGAGCTGGGTTGGAGAAG tcacTAATGGAAAACATGAAATCGTACCTAAAGAGATCAGAGAAGAAGCAGAAAAATATGCAAAG GAATCTCTAGAGGAAGAGGACGACTCTGACGATGACAACATGTAA